Part of the Shewanella eurypsychrophilus genome is shown below.
TTTTCGAGCAGTACCAGTTGTGGCTGAACCACCATATCGAAGCGTCTTGCTGTACGAAATAACTCTAGCAGTACATGGCCGAATGAAATTTCATCTAATGGCTTATTGAACATAGGTTCACAAACGACTTTAACGGCTTGTTCGAAGGCACCGATATCGGTATCTGGTGATACCCAGCCAGACTCGATATAAAGTTGGGCAATTCGGCGGTAATCTCGGTTAAAGAAGGCCAAAAAGTTTTCAGCAAGATAACGTTTATCCTCATCCGTTAGCGTGCCCATAATGCCGCAATCTAACCCTATGTAGTGGGGGTCATCTGGATTTTCACGGCTAACAAAAATATTACCTGGATGCATGTCGGCGTGGAAGAAGTTATCTCTAAACACTTGAGTGAAAAATAGCTCTACTCCGCGCTCAGCGAGTTTTTTAAGGTTGGTACCCTGAGCCTTCAAAGCCGCCATATCTGAAACAGGGATGCCGTCAATGCGTTCCATCACGATTAAACGAGTGAAGCAAAGATCTTCGTACATATAAGGGATATACAAAGAGCCGGAATCTAAAAAGTTATTTCTCAGTCTGATGGCATTCAGTGCCTCTAACTTGAGGTTTAACTCTCCTTCGATGGTTGTGCGGTAATCTTCGATGACTTCCGCTGGGCGGAGTCTATTTCCATGGCCTAACAAGGTCTCAAGAAAGGAGGCTGCCTGAGACATGAGTTGAATGTCGGCATGGACTTGTGCTTCAACATTTGGGCGTAAGACCTTTAATACCACGGCCTTGCCATTGGATTTTAATGTCGCTGTGTGTACTTGTGATATTGATGCTGATGCGAGAGGGGTATCGTCGAAGTCATCGAAGTAGGTGTCAATCGGTGCACCTAACTCCTCTTCAATCATCTTTCTAGCAATCGCTGAATCGAAAGGCGGCACTCTGTCTTGCAACATAGCAAGCTCTTCTGCCCACTCATCACTGAGCAGGTCTCGCCTAGTCGATAGCATCTGTCCAAACTTTATATGCACGGGACCAAGCTCTTGCATGGCGAGCTTTAGTCGTTCTCCGCCAGCCTTGTCCTTATGCTGATTTCTGATCCAGAACAGGCAGCAACGAAGAATTCGAAAGTAC
Proteins encoded:
- the ubiB gene encoding ubiquinone biosynthesis regulatory protein kinase UbiB, which gives rise to MTATSIRRAYQVIKITLNYGLDELIPAKMTPWYFRILRCCLFWIRNQHKDKAGGERLKLAMQELGPVHIKFGQMLSTRRDLLSDEWAEELAMLQDRVPPFDSAIARKMIEEELGAPIDTYFDDFDDTPLASASISQVHTATLKSNGKAVVLKVLRPNVEAQVHADIQLMSQAASFLETLLGHGNRLRPAEVIEDYRTTIEGELNLKLEALNAIRLRNNFLDSGSLYIPYMYEDLCFTRLIVMERIDGIPVSDMAALKAQGTNLKKLAERGVELFFTQVFRDNFFHADMHPGNIFVSRENPDDPHYIGLDCGIMGTLTDEDKRYLAENFLAFFNRDYRRIAQLYIESGWVSPDTDIGAFEQAVKVVCEPMFNKPLDEISFGHVLLELFRTARRFDMVVQPQLVLLEKTLLYIEGLGRQLYPQLDLWQTAKPFLEDWMSQQVGPKAMAKKVKQELPYWIDKLPELPELVYDNLKVGKNFVKSQNKMLDRYLKQQQKAHKSNYLLLTSAVLVICGTILFNQDATLWASYGSITAGVILWLTGWRSRPKNRKF